Sequence from the Syntrophorhabdaceae bacterium genome:
TGCCCGGGGTTCATATGGACCTCCATGAAGATGCCGTCTGCACCCACGGCGAGGGCCGCCTTTGCCAGCGGAAACACGAATTCCCTCTCCCCGCCTGAGTAGCCGGGCATCGCTCCCGGTTTCTGTACGCTGTGGGTTGCATCAAAGACCACCGGGTATCCGAATCCCTTCATGATCGGGATAGCCCTGAAATCATTCACAAGGGTGTTGTAGCCGAAAGAGGTCCCCCTTTCGGTAACGATGATCCGGTTGTTGCCGGTAGATTCTACCTTCCGGATGGCATGTTGTATGTCGTGGGGCGACAGGAATTGTCCCTTCTTGATATTGACGGGTTTACCGGTCTTCCCGCATGCAACCAGCAGGTCTGTCTGCCGTGAGAGGAGCGCGGGCACCTGCAGGACGTCCACCACTTCCGCGGCGATCCTGACCTCTTCCACCGAATGAACATCAGTGAGCACCGGTATCCCTACTGAATCTTTTATTTCGGCCAGTATCTTCAACCCTTCCTCTATACCCAGTCCCCTGAAACTTTCGATGGATGTCCGGTTTGCCTTGTCGTAAGAGGATTTGAAAATGAAAGGAACCTGGAGGTCGCTGGTGATACGACAGAGCGCCTCCGCTGTTTTCAGGGTAATGTCCCTCCCTTCAATTACGCAAGGTCCGCCGATAAACACGAAGGGTCTCCCACCAACGCTGACGTTATGTATGTTTATTCTTTTTTGCATTCCTGCTGTTCCCTTGTCTCTGTTTAAGCGATGCCTTGATGAAATCCCTGAACAGGGGGTGCGGCCTGAAGGGTTTTGATTTAAATTCAGGATGGAACTGGCATGCAAGGAACCACGGGTGGTTTTTGAACTCGATGATCTCAACGAGTTTGCCGTCAGGG
This genomic interval carries:
- the kdsA gene encoding 3-deoxy-8-phosphooctulonate synthase, which produces MQKRINIHNVSVGGRPFVFIGGPCVIEGRDITLKTAEALCRITSDLQVPFIFKSSYDKANRTSIESFRGLGIEEGLKILAEIKDSVGIPVLTDVHSVEEVRIAAEVVDVLQVPALLSRQTDLLVACGKTGKPVNIKKGQFLSPHDIQHAIRKVESTGNNRIIVTERGTSFGYNTLVNDFRAIPIMKGFGYPVVFDATHSVQKPGAMPGYSGGEREFVFPLAKAALAVGADGIFMEVHMNPGQALCDGDNSVPLDDLPFMLKTLKKIGEVL